From Hydractinia symbiolongicarpus strain clone_291-10 chromosome 12, HSymV2.1, whole genome shotgun sequence, one genomic window encodes:
- the LOC130622419 gene encoding uncharacterized protein LOC130622419: MPSETELLQWKKKRTSTYVVFLFFYFLIGLELGCINATLWIYVSTLLKTGNDKLYYGIINAAFYVPSLFFPPIVSRFVDKTRRVKLCLIGILCLSIAGSILYPIYTSPVFPLVGRFLSGFNIAVAPVMISEVARSFTSKELMQRIPLLNGSSVFGYAFGPCISILFINIDFWIGGIHITYANVIGPVLFLISVAILLSVVFLSYDLSREYDMKQNTMEANDNICKISCSESTMDIIKRILQTTDTLLIVTL, encoded by the coding sequence ATGCCATCTGAAACTGAATTGTTACAATGGAAGAAGAAACGAACATCAACATatgtagtttttttatttttttattttcttattggtCTCGAACTGGGTTGCATCAACGCAACATTGTGGATATATGTTTCAACACTTCTTAAAACTGGAAACGACAAGTTATATTATGGTATAATAAATGCTGCATTTTACGTTCCATCCTTGTTTTTTCCACCGATTGTGTCCAGATTTGTCGATAAAACACGACGAGTGAAATTATGTTTAATTGGGATATTGTGTTTATCCATTGCTGGTAGCATTTTGTATCCAATATATACGTCACCAGTATTTCCATTAGTTGGACGATTCTTGAGTGGCTTTAACATTGCAGTTGCGCCAGTTATGATTTCAGAAGTAGCAAGGTCTTTCACAAGCAAAGAATTAATGCAGCGAATCCCATTGTTAAACGGAAGCAGCGTATTTGGTTACGCGTTTGGACCTTGTATTtcaattttgtttataaatataGATTTCTGGATTGGTGGAATTCATATAACGTACGCAAACGTAATCGGGCCAGTTCTTTTCCTAATTTCTGTTGCTATTCTTTTATCTGTCGTATTTCTATCTTACGATCTATCACGAGAGTATGACATGAAGCAAAACACCATGGAAGCAAACGACAACATCTGCAAGATTTCTTGCTCTGAATCCACTATGGACATAATCAAAAGAATTCTACAAACTACAGATACATTGCTGATTGTAACATTATAA